Genomic window (Capricornis sumatraensis isolate serow.1 chromosome 1, serow.2, whole genome shotgun sequence):
cctgcgatgtaggagatcctggttcaaccctgagtcaggaagattccctggagagggaatagcaacccactccagtattcttgcctggagagttccatggacagaggaacctcgtaggctacagtctatgggatctcagagagacggacatgactgagtgactcacacactcGCTTACCGATAGAAATGCTTTCGGCTGGAGGAGACTAGTGTCAGGTCACAATTGTGTGTGTTTCCTTGCACCCCTGCACCCAGCCCACCAGGGAATCACACGAAGGGAGCAGATCAGGTGATGATGTGAGTTTATTTATCCAGGTGCCTGAGGGGGCGCTGACAGGTTGGAAGTCGAGGCCAAGTGACCCAGATAGAGGATCTGGACGGGTAGGGGGTCAGCTGACCCAGAGACAGCTGGAGAGGACTCCTGGGAGGCAGAAGCCCCAGGGAGCTGTGAGGTCAGGGTTCCTGGGGCAGGAATGAGAGGTCAGTAGGTCAGGGGAGTGGAGACATCGGGGACCCTGTCCTGAGTGAGGGCAACCACCCAGCCCAGGTCAGGACAGAGGACCAAGTCACAGGTGGAACCTGAGCTCGGCTGGCTCTGGGATGACATGCCAGGTCAGCAGCAGGGCTCCGGGGCCGAGGTTGGGATGCAGCAAGCAGGGCGGGAGCATACGGGCCTGCAGAGCAGGGACACGGAGGAGGCTGGGCGGCAGCAACTGGGCTGGCAGGAGGAGTCGGGCAAACAGCAGGCGGGGTGGCACACGGGGCGGCAGAGGAGGGACACGGAGGAGGAGGGTCTACAGCAGGACGAGGGGGCTGAGCAGGGGGAGGCCTCACAGCACACGGGCCTGCAGCAAACAGGCGTGCAGCAGACGGGCCTGCAGCAGACTGGCCTGCAGCAGACGGGCCTGCAGCAGACAGGCTCACAGCAGGCCTGCTGGCAGGGGGAGGAGGTGCAGCAGGAGGGCTGGCAGCTGGACTGCTGGCAACATGAGGAGGTTGAGCAAGGGGAGGCCTCACAGCAGACGGGCCTGCAGCAGACGGGCTCACAGCAGGCCTGCTGGCAGGGGGAGGAGGTGCAGCAGGAGGGCTGGCAGCTGGACTGCTGGCAACATGAGGAGGTTGAGCAGGGGGAGGCCTCACAGCAGACAGGCCTGCAGCAGACAGGCCTGCAGCAGACGGGCTTACAGCAGGCCTGCTGGCAGGGGGAGGAGGTGCAGCAGGAAGGCTGGCAGCTAGACTGCTGGCAGCACAAGGCTGGGCAGGAGCTGCTGCAGGCTGGCTGGCAGCAGGGGCTTGACTCGCAGCTCACTGGGGCGCAGAGGAGGGTCAGCCGGGGAGCCGGGGTGCAGCAGCGGGGGCCACAGCATGGGGGCTCGCAGCAGCTCTCTGGACAGTCATAGCTCAGGTCGCTGGAGCAGATGGACAGGGTGGAGGATGCCATGGCGGAGGcggtggggctggaggagggtttGAGTGAGTGTGGGTGTATGAGCTGTGTGTGTGAGGTGCTTGGGGATGTAGGGCTTTTATACCTGGCCCCTGGCCTTTGTTGTCCTCACAGGAGACTCCCAGGCCCTCTCTTCCTTGTTGGGGTTGACAGCTGGCGGCAAGAGCCCCTCATTAGTGCTGGCGTAGTTTCCACAATTGTTTTCACTCATTAAACCCGTGAGCGTAAATATCCCATGTTGCAGGATGGTTTCTCATTTCTGCTTTGCTTGGCTCCAGAAAAGATATAGAAAATATCTAGGTAAGATCCTAAAtgaaatgaatcctgaatattcattggaaggactgatgctgaagctgaagctccaatcctttggccacctgattcaaagagctgactcattagaaaagaccttggtgctgcgCAAGattaaagcaggaggagaagaggacacaaAGGACGAGTTGGTTAGATAGcaacattgactcaatggacatgagtttgtgcaagctctgtgagatggtgaaggatagggaagcctgctgtgctgtagtccatggggtcctgaagagtgggacacgactgagtgactgaacaacaggaacaGTTCTACCTGAGGTTTAGAGGTGATCGTGTCTAAATTGGTGAATTTAGATGTCGCAGCTCTCCCCTGTTTGAGGTACAGtactttaatattattttgaCTTTTACGCATTTTTAAACTTAGGTGTCAAGTGACATGTGCACGTCTGTAAAATGCAACTGGTCCAGGGGATGTGACTGTGGAACTAGGTGAGGGTCATGTTCAGCAGGGGCTCATGGAAGGTCCTAGCACTCCCGCCTCAGCAGCTGCTCTGCCAGCAGGAAGCATGGCGAGAGAGACATCCAGTCCCCTGCAGCCCAGCCAGTGTGCCTGAGAGGAGCGTTAACGAAGCATGGGCGTACGTGGAGTCTGTTAGGAGATTTCTTCAGGGAGCAGCACTCACAGGTGTCTGAGTCAGGGCTCACATTCATCAATCTTCCACCCAGACCCAACTGCTCACAGCACACCCTGTGCACCCCACATTTCTCAGCCGAGCAAACAGCCCCTAGGCCAGCTTTGCCTTCCTCAAGGGGGTTGCCCTGAAAGACTCAGAGAGAGGGAGGGTCTCCTCCTGGAGAGCCCACCTGTGAGCAGCGGAGACTCCAGGACCTGAGGAAACACCCAAAAGTAAAGCTCAGGCAAGAGCTGGTTTTCCTTGTGGATACAAGCAGATGTGGTCCCAGGGAGCCTGGAACAGAAAGTCAGCAAGGGCGGACTCTGGGGAAGATGGTGACGTCTGGGCAGTGGCCATCACGGAGGCCCTGACCATGGCTGTGGGGTCAGATGACACTGTCTGAGCACCTGTTCTAGGCCAGGTGGTGATCTGAACACTCTACACCTGCCAAGGCACTTGATTTCACATCCACTCAGCAAGAAGGTTACTGTAATTGGTGAGGAAGcccaggcacagagaagttaagcaaccaGGTCCAGTCACACAGCCCAAAGTATCAGGACTGGGACT
Coding sequences:
- the LOC138078548 gene encoding keratin-associated protein 10-8-like — protein: MASSTLSICSSDLSYDCPESCCEPPCCGPRCCTPAPRLTLLCAPVSCESSPCCQPACSSSCPALCCQQSSCQPSCCTSSPCQQACCKPVCCRPVCCRPVCCEASPCSTSSCCQQSSCQPSCCTSSPCQQACCEPVCCRPACCEPVCCRPVCCRPVCCRPVCCTPVCCRPVCCEASPCSAPSSCCRPSSSVSLLCRPVCHPACCLPDSSCQPSCCRPASSVSLLCRPVCSRPACCIPTSAPEPCC